The following are encoded in a window of Diorhabda sublineata isolate icDioSubl1.1 chromosome 3, icDioSubl1.1, whole genome shotgun sequence genomic DNA:
- the LOC130442095 gene encoding outer dense fiber protein 3-like isoform X7 — MGGMTQRPWTPTKRRGPIAAEFKGPGPACVALPSYIGRRTLESKTERAPAFSFGSRQNGKLDSIGPGPGQYNITGMSAKGKDTPPALSLHSRPKDQKPENFPAPGDYNPDKAEKVIHDSAPKYTFGLKTNVEKPVDTPAPNVYKIPETIAHDTPKYSFGAKTNVGKPSDVPAPNVYNIPETIAHDTPKYSFGAKTQVEKPSDIPAPNVYKIPETIAHDTPKYSFGAKTNVGKPSDVPAPNVYNIPETIAHDTPRYSFGAKTNIAKPSDIPAPNSYDVPRADNVLRRSLRYSFGRKVENKNYTIAPAPNVYNIPSVMGEKSSPAYTISSRTKEPIDERVRNPAPGQYNNVDPEFYKSHSPAYTISGRINIPKDDKIPGPGVYSPEKVILDTPPAHSFGIRHSEFSEHY, encoded by the exons ATGGGAGGAATGACACAACGACCTTGGACACCAACAAAACGCCGAGGGCCCATCGCTGCCGAATTCAAGGGACCAGGTCCAGCTTGCGTAGCGTTACCATCTTACATAg gAAGAAGGACTTTGGAATCCAAAACTGAAAGAGCTCCTGCTTTTTCTTTCGGATCTAGACAGAATGGAAAATTGGATAGTATTGGACCAGGCCCTGGCCAATATAACATCACTGGAATGAGTGCCAAAG GTAAAGATACACCACCGGCATTAAGTTTGCATAGTAGGCCTAAGGATCAGAAACCTGAGAATTTTCCTGCTCCAGGAGATTACAATCCGGATAAGGCTGAGAAAGTAATTCATGATAGTGCTCCTAAATACACTTTCGGATTAAAAACTAATGTAGAAAAACCAGTTGATACTCcag CTCCCAATGTTTACAAAATTCCTGAAACCATCGCCCATGACACACCCAAATACAGTTTCGGAGCTAAAACCAATGTAGGAAAACCATCAGATGTACCTG cTCCGAATGTTTACAATATACCCGAGACCATTGCTCATGATACTCCCAAATATTCATTTGGAGCCAAAACTCAAGTGGAAAAACCATCAGATATTCCCG CTCCTAATGTTTACAAAATTCCCGAAACCATTGCTCATGATACACCAAAATACAGTTTCGGAGCTAAGACCAATGTAGGGAAACCATCAGATGTACCTG CTCCAAATGTGTATAACATTCCTGAGACTATTGCCCACGATACACCGAGGTACAGTTTTGGAGCCAAAACCAATATAGCAAAACCATCGGACATACCTg ctCCCAATAGCTATGACGTACCTAGGGCAGATAATGTTTTAAGACGGTCTCTAAGGTATAGCTTTGGAcgtaaagtagaaaataaaaattatactattGCTCCTG ctCCTAATGTATACAACATACCATCGGTAATGGGCGAAAAGAGTTCACCAGCATATACGATATCAAGCAGAACTAAGGAACCCATTGATGAACGTGTCAGAAACCCTGCCCCAGGACAATATAATAACGTCGATCCCGAATTTTACAAAAGTCATTCACCTGCTTATACGATCAGTGGAAGGATAAATATTCCTAAGGATGATAAGATACCTGGACCTGGCGTATACTCACCTGAAAAG GTTATATTAGATACTCCTCCAGCACACAGTTTTGGAATCAGACATTCTGAATTCTCCGAGCACTACTGA
- the LOC130442095 gene encoding outer dense fiber protein 3-like isoform X5 → MGGMTQRPWTPTKRRGPIAAEFKGPGPACVALPSYIGRRTLESKTERAPAFSFGSRQNGKLDSIGPGPGQYNITGMSAKGKDTPPALSLHSRPKDQKPENFPAPGDYNPDKAEKVIHDSAPKYTFGLKTNVEKPVDTPAPNVYKIPETIAHDTPKYSFGAKTNVGKPSDVPAPNVYNIPETIAHDTPKYSFGAKTQVEKPSDIPAPNVYKIPETIAHDTPKYSFGAKTNVGKPSDVPAPNVYNIPETIAHDTPKYSFGAKINVEKPSDVPAPNVYKIPETIARDTPKFTFGAKTNIEKPSDIPAPNVYNIPETIAHDTPRYSFGAKTNIAKPSDIPAPNVYNIPSVMGEKSSPAYTISSRTKEPIDERVRNPAPGQYNNVDPEFYKSHSPAYTISGRINIPKDDKIPGPGVYSPEKVILDTPPAHSFGIRHSEFSEHY, encoded by the exons ATGGGAGGAATGACACAACGACCTTGGACACCAACAAAACGCCGAGGGCCCATCGCTGCCGAATTCAAGGGACCAGGTCCAGCTTGCGTAGCGTTACCATCTTACATAg gAAGAAGGACTTTGGAATCCAAAACTGAAAGAGCTCCTGCTTTTTCTTTCGGATCTAGACAGAATGGAAAATTGGATAGTATTGGACCAGGCCCTGGCCAATATAACATCACTGGAATGAGTGCCAAAG GTAAAGATACACCACCGGCATTAAGTTTGCATAGTAGGCCTAAGGATCAGAAACCTGAGAATTTTCCTGCTCCAGGAGATTACAATCCGGATAAGGCTGAGAAAGTAATTCATGATAGTGCTCCTAAATACACTTTCGGATTAAAAACTAATGTAGAAAAACCAGTTGATACTCcag CTCCCAATGTTTACAAAATTCCTGAAACCATCGCCCATGACACACCCAAATACAGTTTCGGAGCTAAAACCAATGTAGGAAAACCATCAGATGTACCTG cTCCGAATGTTTACAATATACCCGAGACCATTGCTCATGATACTCCCAAATATTCATTTGGAGCCAAAACTCAAGTGGAAAAACCATCAGATATTCCCG CTCCTAATGTTTACAAAATTCCCGAAACCATTGCTCATGATACACCAAAATACAGTTTCGGAGCTAAGACCAATGTAGGGAAACCATCAGATGTACCTG cTCCAAACGTTTATAATATCCCCGAGACCATTGCACACGATACTCCTAAATACTCTTTTGGAGCCAAAATTAATGTGGAAAAACCATCAGATGTTCCTG cTCCCAATGTTTACAAAATCCCCGAAACCATCGCCAGAGACACACCCAAATTCACTTTTGGTGCCAAAACTAATATAGAAAAACCATCAGACATTCCGG CTCCAAATGTGTATAACATTCCTGAGACTATTGCCCACGATACACCGAGGTACAGTTTTGGAGCCAAAACCAATATAGCAAAACCATCGGACATACCTg ctCCTAATGTATACAACATACCATCGGTAATGGGCGAAAAGAGTTCACCAGCATATACGATATCAAGCAGAACTAAGGAACCCATTGATGAACGTGTCAGAAACCCTGCCCCAGGACAATATAATAACGTCGATCCCGAATTTTACAAAAGTCATTCACCTGCTTATACGATCAGTGGAAGGATAAATATTCCTAAGGATGATAAGATACCTGGACCTGGCGTATACTCACCTGAAAAG GTTATATTAGATACTCCTCCAGCACACAGTTTTGGAATCAGACATTCTGAATTCTCCGAGCACTACTGA
- the LOC130442095 gene encoding outer dense fiber protein 3-like isoform X8 codes for MGGMTQRPWTPTKRRGPIAAEFKGPGPACVALPSYIGRRTLESKTERAPAFSFGSRQNGKLDSIGPGPGQYNITGMSAKGKDTPPALSLHSRPKDQKPENFPAPGDYNPDKAEKVIHDSAPKYTFGLKTNVEKPVDTPAPNVYKIPETIAHDTPKYSFGAKTNVGKPSDVPAPNVYNIPETIAHDTPKYSFGAKINVEKPSDVPAPNVYKIPETIARDTPKFTFGAKTNIEKPSDIPAPNVYNIPETIAHDTPRYSFGAKTNIAKPSDIPAPNSYDVPRADNVLRRSLRYSFGRKVENKNYTIAPAPNVYNIPSVMGEKSSPAYTISSRTKEPIDERVRNPAPGQYNNVDPEFYKSHSPAYTISGRINIPKDDKIPGPGVYSPEKVILDTPPAHSFGIRHSEFSEHY; via the exons ATGGGAGGAATGACACAACGACCTTGGACACCAACAAAACGCCGAGGGCCCATCGCTGCCGAATTCAAGGGACCAGGTCCAGCTTGCGTAGCGTTACCATCTTACATAg gAAGAAGGACTTTGGAATCCAAAACTGAAAGAGCTCCTGCTTTTTCTTTCGGATCTAGACAGAATGGAAAATTGGATAGTATTGGACCAGGCCCTGGCCAATATAACATCACTGGAATGAGTGCCAAAG GTAAAGATACACCACCGGCATTAAGTTTGCATAGTAGGCCTAAGGATCAGAAACCTGAGAATTTTCCTGCTCCAGGAGATTACAATCCGGATAAGGCTGAGAAAGTAATTCATGATAGTGCTCCTAAATACACTTTCGGATTAAAAACTAATGTAGAAAAACCAGTTGATACTCcag CTCCTAATGTTTACAAAATTCCCGAAACCATTGCTCATGATACACCAAAATACAGTTTCGGAGCTAAGACCAATGTAGGGAAACCATCAGATGTACCTG cTCCAAACGTTTATAATATCCCCGAGACCATTGCACACGATACTCCTAAATACTCTTTTGGAGCCAAAATTAATGTGGAAAAACCATCAGATGTTCCTG cTCCCAATGTTTACAAAATCCCCGAAACCATCGCCAGAGACACACCCAAATTCACTTTTGGTGCCAAAACTAATATAGAAAAACCATCAGACATTCCGG CTCCAAATGTGTATAACATTCCTGAGACTATTGCCCACGATACACCGAGGTACAGTTTTGGAGCCAAAACCAATATAGCAAAACCATCGGACATACCTg ctCCCAATAGCTATGACGTACCTAGGGCAGATAATGTTTTAAGACGGTCTCTAAGGTATAGCTTTGGAcgtaaagtagaaaataaaaattatactattGCTCCTG ctCCTAATGTATACAACATACCATCGGTAATGGGCGAAAAGAGTTCACCAGCATATACGATATCAAGCAGAACTAAGGAACCCATTGATGAACGTGTCAGAAACCCTGCCCCAGGACAATATAATAACGTCGATCCCGAATTTTACAAAAGTCATTCACCTGCTTATACGATCAGTGGAAGGATAAATATTCCTAAGGATGATAAGATACCTGGACCTGGCGTATACTCACCTGAAAAG GTTATATTAGATACTCCTCCAGCACACAGTTTTGGAATCAGACATTCTGAATTCTCCGAGCACTACTGA
- the LOC130442095 gene encoding outer dense fiber protein 3-like isoform X1 codes for MGGMTQRPWTPTKRRGPIAAEFKGPGPACVALPSYIGRRTLESKTERAPAFSFGSRQNGKLDSIGPGPGQYNITGMSAKGKDTPPALSLHSRPKDQKPENFPAPGDYNPDKAEKVIHDSAPKYTFGLKTNVEKPVDTPAPNVYKIPETIAHDTPKYSFGAKTNVGKPSDVPAPNVYNIPETIAHDTPKYSFGAKTQVEKPSDIPAPNVYKIPETIAHDTPKYSFGAKTNVGKPSDVPAPNVYNIPETIAHDTPKYSFGAKINVEKPSDVPAPNVYKIPETIARDTPKFTFGAKTNIEKPSDIPAPNVYNIPETIAHDTPRYSFGAKTNIAKPSDIPAPNSYDVPRADNVLRRSLRYSFGRKVENKNYTIAPAPNVYNIPSVMGEKSSPAYTISSRTKEPIDERVRNPAPGQYNNVDPEFYKSHSPAYTISGRINIPKDDKIPGPGVYSPEKVILDTPPAHSFGIRHSEFSEHY; via the exons ATGGGAGGAATGACACAACGACCTTGGACACCAACAAAACGCCGAGGGCCCATCGCTGCCGAATTCAAGGGACCAGGTCCAGCTTGCGTAGCGTTACCATCTTACATAg gAAGAAGGACTTTGGAATCCAAAACTGAAAGAGCTCCTGCTTTTTCTTTCGGATCTAGACAGAATGGAAAATTGGATAGTATTGGACCAGGCCCTGGCCAATATAACATCACTGGAATGAGTGCCAAAG GTAAAGATACACCACCGGCATTAAGTTTGCATAGTAGGCCTAAGGATCAGAAACCTGAGAATTTTCCTGCTCCAGGAGATTACAATCCGGATAAGGCTGAGAAAGTAATTCATGATAGTGCTCCTAAATACACTTTCGGATTAAAAACTAATGTAGAAAAACCAGTTGATACTCcag CTCCCAATGTTTACAAAATTCCTGAAACCATCGCCCATGACACACCCAAATACAGTTTCGGAGCTAAAACCAATGTAGGAAAACCATCAGATGTACCTG cTCCGAATGTTTACAATATACCCGAGACCATTGCTCATGATACTCCCAAATATTCATTTGGAGCCAAAACTCAAGTGGAAAAACCATCAGATATTCCCG CTCCTAATGTTTACAAAATTCCCGAAACCATTGCTCATGATACACCAAAATACAGTTTCGGAGCTAAGACCAATGTAGGGAAACCATCAGATGTACCTG cTCCAAACGTTTATAATATCCCCGAGACCATTGCACACGATACTCCTAAATACTCTTTTGGAGCCAAAATTAATGTGGAAAAACCATCAGATGTTCCTG cTCCCAATGTTTACAAAATCCCCGAAACCATCGCCAGAGACACACCCAAATTCACTTTTGGTGCCAAAACTAATATAGAAAAACCATCAGACATTCCGG CTCCAAATGTGTATAACATTCCTGAGACTATTGCCCACGATACACCGAGGTACAGTTTTGGAGCCAAAACCAATATAGCAAAACCATCGGACATACCTg ctCCCAATAGCTATGACGTACCTAGGGCAGATAATGTTTTAAGACGGTCTCTAAGGTATAGCTTTGGAcgtaaagtagaaaataaaaattatactattGCTCCTG ctCCTAATGTATACAACATACCATCGGTAATGGGCGAAAAGAGTTCACCAGCATATACGATATCAAGCAGAACTAAGGAACCCATTGATGAACGTGTCAGAAACCCTGCCCCAGGACAATATAATAACGTCGATCCCGAATTTTACAAAAGTCATTCACCTGCTTATACGATCAGTGGAAGGATAAATATTCCTAAGGATGATAAGATACCTGGACCTGGCGTATACTCACCTGAAAAG GTTATATTAGATACTCCTCCAGCACACAGTTTTGGAATCAGACATTCTGAATTCTCCGAGCACTACTGA
- the LOC130442095 gene encoding outer dense fiber protein 3-like isoform X11: MGGMTQRPWTPTKRRGPIAAEFKGPGPACVALPSYIGRRTLESKTERAPAFSFGSRQNGKLDSIGPGPGQYNITGMSAKGKDTPPALSLHSRPKDQKPENFPAPGDYNPDKAEKVIHDSAPKYTFGLKTNVEKPVDTPAPNVYKIPETIAHDTPKYSFGAKTNVGKPSDVPAPNVYNIPETIAHDTPKYSFGAKTQVEKPSDIPAPNVYKIPETIAHDTPKYSFGAKTNVGKPSDVPAPNVYKIPETIARDTPKFTFGAKTNIEKPSDIPAPNVYNIPETIAHDTPRYSFGAKTNIAKPSDIPAPNVYNIPSVMGEKSSPAYTISSRTKEPIDERVRNPAPGQYNNVDPEFYKSHSPAYTISGRINIPKDDKIPGPGVYSPEKVILDTPPAHSFGIRHSEFSEHY; this comes from the exons ATGGGAGGAATGACACAACGACCTTGGACACCAACAAAACGCCGAGGGCCCATCGCTGCCGAATTCAAGGGACCAGGTCCAGCTTGCGTAGCGTTACCATCTTACATAg gAAGAAGGACTTTGGAATCCAAAACTGAAAGAGCTCCTGCTTTTTCTTTCGGATCTAGACAGAATGGAAAATTGGATAGTATTGGACCAGGCCCTGGCCAATATAACATCACTGGAATGAGTGCCAAAG GTAAAGATACACCACCGGCATTAAGTTTGCATAGTAGGCCTAAGGATCAGAAACCTGAGAATTTTCCTGCTCCAGGAGATTACAATCCGGATAAGGCTGAGAAAGTAATTCATGATAGTGCTCCTAAATACACTTTCGGATTAAAAACTAATGTAGAAAAACCAGTTGATACTCcag CTCCCAATGTTTACAAAATTCCTGAAACCATCGCCCATGACACACCCAAATACAGTTTCGGAGCTAAAACCAATGTAGGAAAACCATCAGATGTACCTG cTCCGAATGTTTACAATATACCCGAGACCATTGCTCATGATACTCCCAAATATTCATTTGGAGCCAAAACTCAAGTGGAAAAACCATCAGATATTCCCG CTCCTAATGTTTACAAAATTCCCGAAACCATTGCTCATGATACACCAAAATACAGTTTCGGAGCTAAGACCAATGTAGGGAAACCATCAGATGTACCTG cTCCCAATGTTTACAAAATCCCCGAAACCATCGCCAGAGACACACCCAAATTCACTTTTGGTGCCAAAACTAATATAGAAAAACCATCAGACATTCCGG CTCCAAATGTGTATAACATTCCTGAGACTATTGCCCACGATACACCGAGGTACAGTTTTGGAGCCAAAACCAATATAGCAAAACCATCGGACATACCTg ctCCTAATGTATACAACATACCATCGGTAATGGGCGAAAAGAGTTCACCAGCATATACGATATCAAGCAGAACTAAGGAACCCATTGATGAACGTGTCAGAAACCCTGCCCCAGGACAATATAATAACGTCGATCCCGAATTTTACAAAAGTCATTCACCTGCTTATACGATCAGTGGAAGGATAAATATTCCTAAGGATGATAAGATACCTGGACCTGGCGTATACTCACCTGAAAAG GTTATATTAGATACTCCTCCAGCACACAGTTTTGGAATCAGACATTCTGAATTCTCCGAGCACTACTGA
- the LOC130442095 gene encoding outer dense fiber protein 3-like isoform X4: protein MGGMTQRPWTPTKRRGPIAAEFKGPGPACVALPSYIGRRTLESKTERAPAFSFGSRQNGKLDSIGPGPGQYNITGMSAKGKDTPPALSLHSRPKDQKPENFPAPGDYNPDKAEKVIHDSAPKYTFGLKTNVEKPVDTPAPNVYKIPETIAHDTPKYSFGAKTNVGKPSDVPAPNVYNIPETIAHDTPKYSFGAKTQVEKPSDIPAPNVYKIPETIAHDTPKYSFGAKTNVGKPSDVPAPNVYKIPETIARDTPKFTFGAKTNIEKPSDIPAPNVYNIPETIAHDTPRYSFGAKTNIAKPSDIPAPNSYDVPRADNVLRRSLRYSFGRKVENKNYTIAPAPNVYNIPSVMGEKSSPAYTISSRTKEPIDERVRNPAPGQYNNVDPEFYKSHSPAYTISGRINIPKDDKIPGPGVYSPEKVILDTPPAHSFGIRHSEFSEHY from the exons ATGGGAGGAATGACACAACGACCTTGGACACCAACAAAACGCCGAGGGCCCATCGCTGCCGAATTCAAGGGACCAGGTCCAGCTTGCGTAGCGTTACCATCTTACATAg gAAGAAGGACTTTGGAATCCAAAACTGAAAGAGCTCCTGCTTTTTCTTTCGGATCTAGACAGAATGGAAAATTGGATAGTATTGGACCAGGCCCTGGCCAATATAACATCACTGGAATGAGTGCCAAAG GTAAAGATACACCACCGGCATTAAGTTTGCATAGTAGGCCTAAGGATCAGAAACCTGAGAATTTTCCTGCTCCAGGAGATTACAATCCGGATAAGGCTGAGAAAGTAATTCATGATAGTGCTCCTAAATACACTTTCGGATTAAAAACTAATGTAGAAAAACCAGTTGATACTCcag CTCCCAATGTTTACAAAATTCCTGAAACCATCGCCCATGACACACCCAAATACAGTTTCGGAGCTAAAACCAATGTAGGAAAACCATCAGATGTACCTG cTCCGAATGTTTACAATATACCCGAGACCATTGCTCATGATACTCCCAAATATTCATTTGGAGCCAAAACTCAAGTGGAAAAACCATCAGATATTCCCG CTCCTAATGTTTACAAAATTCCCGAAACCATTGCTCATGATACACCAAAATACAGTTTCGGAGCTAAGACCAATGTAGGGAAACCATCAGATGTACCTG cTCCCAATGTTTACAAAATCCCCGAAACCATCGCCAGAGACACACCCAAATTCACTTTTGGTGCCAAAACTAATATAGAAAAACCATCAGACATTCCGG CTCCAAATGTGTATAACATTCCTGAGACTATTGCCCACGATACACCGAGGTACAGTTTTGGAGCCAAAACCAATATAGCAAAACCATCGGACATACCTg ctCCCAATAGCTATGACGTACCTAGGGCAGATAATGTTTTAAGACGGTCTCTAAGGTATAGCTTTGGAcgtaaagtagaaaataaaaattatactattGCTCCTG ctCCTAATGTATACAACATACCATCGGTAATGGGCGAAAAGAGTTCACCAGCATATACGATATCAAGCAGAACTAAGGAACCCATTGATGAACGTGTCAGAAACCCTGCCCCAGGACAATATAATAACGTCGATCCCGAATTTTACAAAAGTCATTCACCTGCTTATACGATCAGTGGAAGGATAAATATTCCTAAGGATGATAAGATACCTGGACCTGGCGTATACTCACCTGAAAAG GTTATATTAGATACTCCTCCAGCACACAGTTTTGGAATCAGACATTCTGAATTCTCCGAGCACTACTGA
- the LOC130442095 gene encoding outer dense fiber protein 3-like isoform X13: MGGMTQRPWTPTKRRGPIAAEFKGPGPACVALPSYIGRRTLESKTERAPAFSFGSRQNGKLDSIGPGPGQYNITGMSAKGKDTPPALSLHSRPKDQKPENFPAPGDYNPDKAEKVIHDSAPKYTFGLKTNVEKPVDTPAPNVYKIPETIAHDTPKYSFGAKTNVGKPSDVPAPNVYKIPETIAHDTPKYSFGAKTNVGKPSDVPAPNVYNIPETIAHDTPKYSFGAKINVEKPSDVPAPNVYKIPETIARDTPKFTFGAKTNIEKPSDIPAPNVYNIPETIAHDTPRYSFGAKTNIAKPSDIPAPNVYNIPSVMGEKSSPAYTISSRTKEPIDERVRNPAPGQYNNVDPEFYKSHSPAYTISGRINIPKDDKIPGPGVYSPEKVILDTPPAHSFGIRHSEFSEHY; the protein is encoded by the exons ATGGGAGGAATGACACAACGACCTTGGACACCAACAAAACGCCGAGGGCCCATCGCTGCCGAATTCAAGGGACCAGGTCCAGCTTGCGTAGCGTTACCATCTTACATAg gAAGAAGGACTTTGGAATCCAAAACTGAAAGAGCTCCTGCTTTTTCTTTCGGATCTAGACAGAATGGAAAATTGGATAGTATTGGACCAGGCCCTGGCCAATATAACATCACTGGAATGAGTGCCAAAG GTAAAGATACACCACCGGCATTAAGTTTGCATAGTAGGCCTAAGGATCAGAAACCTGAGAATTTTCCTGCTCCAGGAGATTACAATCCGGATAAGGCTGAGAAAGTAATTCATGATAGTGCTCCTAAATACACTTTCGGATTAAAAACTAATGTAGAAAAACCAGTTGATACTCcag CTCCCAATGTTTACAAAATTCCTGAAACCATCGCCCATGACACACCCAAATACAGTTTCGGAGCTAAAACCAATGTAGGAAAACCATCAGATGTACCTG CTCCTAATGTTTACAAAATTCCCGAAACCATTGCTCATGATACACCAAAATACAGTTTCGGAGCTAAGACCAATGTAGGGAAACCATCAGATGTACCTG cTCCAAACGTTTATAATATCCCCGAGACCATTGCACACGATACTCCTAAATACTCTTTTGGAGCCAAAATTAATGTGGAAAAACCATCAGATGTTCCTG cTCCCAATGTTTACAAAATCCCCGAAACCATCGCCAGAGACACACCCAAATTCACTTTTGGTGCCAAAACTAATATAGAAAAACCATCAGACATTCCGG CTCCAAATGTGTATAACATTCCTGAGACTATTGCCCACGATACACCGAGGTACAGTTTTGGAGCCAAAACCAATATAGCAAAACCATCGGACATACCTg ctCCTAATGTATACAACATACCATCGGTAATGGGCGAAAAGAGTTCACCAGCATATACGATATCAAGCAGAACTAAGGAACCCATTGATGAACGTGTCAGAAACCCTGCCCCAGGACAATATAATAACGTCGATCCCGAATTTTACAAAAGTCATTCACCTGCTTATACGATCAGTGGAAGGATAAATATTCCTAAGGATGATAAGATACCTGGACCTGGCGTATACTCACCTGAAAAG GTTATATTAGATACTCCTCCAGCACACAGTTTTGGAATCAGACATTCTGAATTCTCCGAGCACTACTGA
- the LOC130442095 gene encoding outer dense fiber protein 3-like isoform X10 yields MGGMTQRPWTPTKRRGPIAAEFKGPGPACVALPSYIGRRTLESKTERAPAFSFGSRQNGKLDSIGPGPGQYNITGMSAKGKDTPPALSLHSRPKDQKPENFPAPGDYNPDKAEKVIHDSAPKYTFGLKTNVEKPVDTPAPNVYKIPETIAHDTPKYSFGAKTNVGKPSDVPAPNVYKIPETIAHDTPKYSFGAKTNVGKPSDVPAPNVYKIPETIARDTPKFTFGAKTNIEKPSDIPAPNVYNIPETIAHDTPRYSFGAKTNIAKPSDIPAPNSYDVPRADNVLRRSLRYSFGRKVENKNYTIAPAPNVYNIPSVMGEKSSPAYTISSRTKEPIDERVRNPAPGQYNNVDPEFYKSHSPAYTISGRINIPKDDKIPGPGVYSPEKVILDTPPAHSFGIRHSEFSEHY; encoded by the exons ATGGGAGGAATGACACAACGACCTTGGACACCAACAAAACGCCGAGGGCCCATCGCTGCCGAATTCAAGGGACCAGGTCCAGCTTGCGTAGCGTTACCATCTTACATAg gAAGAAGGACTTTGGAATCCAAAACTGAAAGAGCTCCTGCTTTTTCTTTCGGATCTAGACAGAATGGAAAATTGGATAGTATTGGACCAGGCCCTGGCCAATATAACATCACTGGAATGAGTGCCAAAG GTAAAGATACACCACCGGCATTAAGTTTGCATAGTAGGCCTAAGGATCAGAAACCTGAGAATTTTCCTGCTCCAGGAGATTACAATCCGGATAAGGCTGAGAAAGTAATTCATGATAGTGCTCCTAAATACACTTTCGGATTAAAAACTAATGTAGAAAAACCAGTTGATACTCcag CTCCCAATGTTTACAAAATTCCTGAAACCATCGCCCATGACACACCCAAATACAGTTTCGGAGCTAAAACCAATGTAGGAAAACCATCAGATGTACCTG CTCCTAATGTTTACAAAATTCCCGAAACCATTGCTCATGATACACCAAAATACAGTTTCGGAGCTAAGACCAATGTAGGGAAACCATCAGATGTACCTG cTCCCAATGTTTACAAAATCCCCGAAACCATCGCCAGAGACACACCCAAATTCACTTTTGGTGCCAAAACTAATATAGAAAAACCATCAGACATTCCGG CTCCAAATGTGTATAACATTCCTGAGACTATTGCCCACGATACACCGAGGTACAGTTTTGGAGCCAAAACCAATATAGCAAAACCATCGGACATACCTg ctCCCAATAGCTATGACGTACCTAGGGCAGATAATGTTTTAAGACGGTCTCTAAGGTATAGCTTTGGAcgtaaagtagaaaataaaaattatactattGCTCCTG ctCCTAATGTATACAACATACCATCGGTAATGGGCGAAAAGAGTTCACCAGCATATACGATATCAAGCAGAACTAAGGAACCCATTGATGAACGTGTCAGAAACCCTGCCCCAGGACAATATAATAACGTCGATCCCGAATTTTACAAAAGTCATTCACCTGCTTATACGATCAGTGGAAGGATAAATATTCCTAAGGATGATAAGATACCTGGACCTGGCGTATACTCACCTGAAAAG GTTATATTAGATACTCCTCCAGCACACAGTTTTGGAATCAGACATTCTGAATTCTCCGAGCACTACTGA